A portion of the Macaca mulatta isolate MMU2019108-1 chromosome 2, T2T-MMU8v2.0, whole genome shotgun sequence genome contains these proteins:
- the WDR53 gene encoding WD repeat-containing protein 53 isoform X2, translated as MLWSLQKARPLWITNLQEDETEEMEGPQSPGQLLNPALAHCISVASCGNIFSCGAEDGKVRIFRVMGVKCEQELGFKGHTLGVSQVCFLPESYLLLTGGNDGKIMLWDANSEVEKKQKSPTKRTHRKKPKRGTCTKQGGNTDASVTDEEEHGNILPKLNIEHGEKVNWLLGTKIKGHQNILVADQTSCISVYPLNEF; from the coding sequence ATGCTGTGGAGTCTTCAAAAAGCCCGACCACTCTGGATTACAAATTTACAGGAGGATGAAACAGAAGAAATGGAAGGCCCACAGTCACCTGGTCAGCTCTTAAACCCTGCCCTAGCCCACTGTATCTCTGTGGCTTCGTGTGGTAATATTTTTAGTTGTGGTGCAGAAGATGGTAAGGTTCGAATCTTTCGGGTGATGGGAGTTAAGTGTGAACAGGAACTGGGATTTAAGGGCCACACTTTAGGGGTATCCCAGGTCTGCTTTCTCCCAGAATCCTATTTGCTGCTTACTGGAGGGAATGATGGGAAGATCATGTTGTGGGATGCAAACAGTGAAGttgagaagaaacagaagagtCCTACAAAACGTACCCACAGGAAGAAACCTAAAAGAGGAACTTGCACCAAGCAGGGTGGAAATACTGACGCTTCAGTAACGGATGAGGAAGAACATGGCAACATTTTACCAAAGCTAAATATTGAACATGGAGAAAAAGTGAATTGGCTCTTGGGTACAAAAATAAAGGGACACCAAAATATATTAGTAGCTGATCAAACTAGTTGTATATCTGTATATCccttaaatgaattttaa